In the genome of Mycteria americana isolate JAX WOST 10 ecotype Jacksonville Zoo and Gardens chromosome 7, USCA_MyAme_1.0, whole genome shotgun sequence, one region contains:
- the C8A gene encoding complement component C8 alpha chain — translation MRWSLCQLSPLILSICSLALTAHQATAAACRELEALPSQRRSSRDVNSPGPVDCQLSQWSEWTDCFPCQEKKHRYRKLVQPARFAGQRCAGYLWGEQACRAETTCTGPPSCGQDFRCEETGRCIKRHLVCNGEEDCRDGSDESNCEDESIENPCDHLFPIPGSEKAAQGYNILTREERQYVYDRNFLGGHCEYVYNGEWRELKYNAVCERLYYGDDEKYFRKPYNFHIYQFLAHADSGFAFEFYDNSKDLLNALKSYNSGNLGLTFGIGPTKSNVMVNLGFTLSGGKGSVKNFTQYEAKNVGFIRGVTKVQTARFKMRSNNVVLDEDMLLSLRELPDTYNYGMYAKFINDYGTHFMTSGTMGGVFEYILVVNKEEMRRKDVRAEQINACVGLSAGLTFTKSKLHLTSSLSFSECAGGGFKKTDAQSHGTVVEDIIPRIRGGDTTYSAGLLNSWDGRMYRHWGRSLKYNPAVIDFELQPIHEILRRSNLGDMETKRQNLKRALDDYLLEFNACRCGPCQNNGEPILVGDTCSCQCRPGDKGPACEQTKRPGSKTDGNWSCWSHWAPCQSGTTRRSRQCNNPAPQHGGEPCAGKDRQSKAC, via the exons aagaagcagcagagatgttAATTCTCCAGGTCCTGTCGACTGTCAGCTGAGCCAGTGGTCAGAATGGACTGATTGCTTTCCTTGCCAAGAGAAAAAA CACCGGTACCGGAAGCTGGTGCAGCCGGCGAGGTTCGCGGGGCAGCGATGCGCGGGGTACCTCTGGGGCGAGCAAGCTTGCCGTGCCGAGACAACGTGCACCGGACCCCCCAGCTGCGGACAGGACTTTCGGTGCGAGGAGACGG GTCGCTGTATTAAACGGCATCTTGTGTGCAACGGAGAGGAAGACTGCAGAGATGGGTCTGATGAGAGTAACTGTGAGGATGAAAGTATTGAAAACCCTTGTGATCATCTGTTTCCAATCCCAGGGTCTGAAAAAGCAGCCCAAGG ATACAATATCCTAACACGGGAAGAGAGACAGTACGTATATGATCGTAATTTTTTGGGAGGCCACTGTGAGTATGTCTACAATGGAGAGTGGCGGGAGCTGAAGTACAACGCCGTGTGTGAACGTCTGTACTATGGAGATGACGAGAAGTATTTCCGCAAACCTTACAACTTTCATATATACCAATTCCTA GCTCATGCTGATTCTGGATTCGCTTTTGAATTTTACGACAATTCAAAGGATCTGCTTAATGCCCTTAAAAGTTATAACTCTGGAAACTTAGGCCTTACCTTTGGAATTGGGCCTACAAAATCAAATGTCATGGTCAACTTGGGCTTCACTTTATCAGGTGGCAAAGGATCCGTGAAGAATTTCACGCAATACGAagcaaag AACGTTGGATTCATTAGAGGTGTGACGAAGGTGCAGACAGCCCGTTTCAAGATGAGAAGCAACAACGTCGTTTTGGATGAAGACATGCTGCTCTCCCTGCGGGAGCTTCCGGACACCTACAACTATGGCATGTACGCGAAATTCATCAACGACTACGGCACCCATTTCATGACATCTGGCACGATGGGAGGCGTCTTTGAGTATATCCTCGTCGTGAACAAggaggaaatgagaagaaaag acGTCAGAGCTGAACAGATAAACGCCTGTGTTGGCCTGTCAGCTGGCCTTACCTTCACTAAGAGTAAACTGCATTTGACGTCGTCTCTGTCATTCTCTGAGTGTGCAGGGGGAGGATTTAAGAAAACAG ATGCTCAGAGCCACGGCACAGTTGTGGAAGATATTATTCCCCGGATTAGAGGTGGAGATACCACTTACAGTGCAGGGCTCTTGAACAGTTGGGATGGCCGTATGTATCGTCACTGGGGAAGATCATTAAAATATAATCCTGCTGTTATTGATTTTGAG CTGCAGCCCATCCACGAAATTCTCCGCAGAAGCAACCTTGGCGACATGGAAACCAAACGGCAAAACCTGAAACGGGCGTTGGACGATTACTTGTTGGAGTTCAATGCCTGCCGCTGCGGACCGTGCCAGAACAACGGTGAACCCATTTTGGTGGGAGACACGTGTTCCTGCCAGTGTCGCCCGGGTGACAAAGGCCCTGCCTGCGAGCAGACTAAGCGCCCAG GCAGCAAGACGGATGGGAACTGGAGCTGCTGGTCACACTGGGCTCCCTGCCAGTCGGGCACAACGCGGCGCAGCCGGCAGTGCAACAACCCGGCCCCGCAGCACGGCGGGGAGCCCTGCGCGGGGAAGGACCGgcagagcaaagcctgctga
- the C8B gene encoding complement component C8 beta chain — MSTARTAFALYPIKLLLLYAALGILTVHCFGGEKESLNLSGTNKSVANSRLARSVSNVPQPRDCALSAWSLWSKCDPCQKKRYRFARLEQPSQFNGDPCDYTDKETEDCVTNSPCRNKVRCEGFVCAVTGRCITRRLLCNGDDDCGDQSDEKNCKQVFRKCDQKMEEYWGIENLAKGLNIFTNDLEGLVLDHRYYAGGCSPHYIMDTRFRKPYNVESYIAETKGKYEFTMTEYESYSNYESSVLNEKASQSSFSIGIKVPGIFELGYSSKDNRFKKFIQRMKRFSSTSSKFIHARSELAVAIYKLKPRGLMLHYEFLQRLHQLPLEYSYGEYRELYRDYGTHYITEATIGGIYEYTLVMNSDELQKAGYSLNDVQKCAQHGFNIGAAIDVVYVKLGITAGGCKALLNEIGDSTSKKQFVEDFIALVRGGASEHITTLAYKNLPTAALMQEWGDAVQYNPEIIKLKAEPLYQLVTPTDFANAVAIKENLRRALEEFQQETSSCRCAPCHGNGIPFLQGSECKCLCPLGYSGTACEISERKDAAINGNWGCWASWSPCSGGQRTRRRQCNNPAPQNGGSSCSGPDAETVNC, encoded by the exons ATGAGCACAGCACGCACCGCGTTTGCTCTATACCCCATCAAACTGTTGCTGCTTTATGCCGCACTCGGCATCCTAACTGTTCATTGCTTTGG TGGTGAAAAGGAGTCCCTTAACCTGAGCGGCACCAACAAGAGCGTGGCTAACAGCAGGCTGGCCCGGTCCGTGAGCAACGTGCCGCAGCCCCGCGACTGCGCGCTCTCCGCCTGGTCCTTGTGGAGCAAGTGCGATCCCTGCCAAAAGAAAAGG TACAGATTTGCCCGCCTGGAACAACCTTCTCAGTTCAATGGAGATCCGTGTGACTACACTGACAAAGAAACTGAAGACTGTGTTACAAATAGTCCTTGCAGGAATAAAGTTAGATGTGAAGGTTTTGTGTGTGCAGTTACAG GGAGATGCATTACACGGAGACTGCTTTGTAATGGGGATGATGACTGTGGGGACCAGTCGGATGAAAAAAACTGCAAACAAGTGTTTAGAAAATGTGACCAGAAGATGGAGGAATACTGGGGAATAGAGAATCTGGCAAAAGG GTTAAATATCTTCACAAACGACTTGGAAGGATTAGTTCTTGATCACAGGTACTATGCTGGGGGATGTTCTCCCCATTATATCATGGACACAAGATTCAGAAAGCCATACAATGTAGAAAGCTATATTGCAGAG aCCAAAGGCAAATATGAATTTACAATGACTGAATATGAGTCCTACTCAAATTATGAAAGCAGTGTCCTGAATGAAAAAGCTTCGCAGTCTAGCTTCAGCATTGGTATAAAAGTACCAGGAATATTTGAACTTGGTTACAGTTCAAAAGACAACAGGTTCAAGAAGTTCATTCAAAGGATGAAAAGATTTTCTTCAACT TCCAGCAAATTCATTCATGCCCGCTCGGAGCTGGCTGTTGCCATTTATAAGCTGAAGCCCCGAGGCCTGATGCTGCATTACGAGTTCCTGCAGAGGCTCCACCAGCTCCCGTTAGAGTACAGCTACGGGGAGTACAGAGAGCTCTACAGAGACTATGGAACCCATTACATCACGGAGGCCACCATCGGTGGCATCTACGAATACACTTTAGTCATGAACAGCGATGAGCTCCAGAAGGCAG GTTATTCTCTGAACGATGTCCAGAAATGTGCACAGCACGGCTTTAACATCGGTGCAGCTATTGATGTTGTCTATGTGAAGCTTGGAATAACTGCAGGTGGCTGTAAAGCCCTTTTAAACGAGATTGGAG ACAGCACCTCCAAAAAACAGTTTGTGGAAGATTTCATCGCCCTTGTTCGTGGCGGAGCAAGCGAACACATTACCACGTTGGCTTACAAAAACCTGCCGACGGCTGCGCTCATGCAGGAGTGGGGAGATGCTGTACAGTACAACCCTGAAATCATAAAGCTGAAG GCAGAGCCGCTGTATCAGCTGGTGACTCCAACAGATTTTGCTAATGCAgtggcaataaaagaaaatctgcgACGAGCTCTTGAAGAGTTTCAGCAGGAGACCAGTTCTTGTCGCTGTGCTCCGTGCCACGGCAATGGGATCCCCTTTCTGCAAG GAAGCGAGTGTAAATGCTTATGTCCCCTTGGCTACAGCGGCACTGCCTGTGAGATCAGCGAGAGGAAAG atgctgcTATTAATGGAAACTGGGGTTGCTGGGCCAGCTGGTCTCCGTGTTCAGGAGGTCAACGAACAAGGAGACGACAGTGCAACAACCCTGCACCGCAAAACGGTGGTTCATCGTGCTCAGGGCCAGATGCTGAGACAGTTAATTGCTAG